In Aegilops tauschii subsp. strangulata cultivar AL8/78 chromosome 3, Aet v6.0, whole genome shotgun sequence, one genomic interval encodes:
- the LOC109741362 gene encoding protein DMP7 — MAEQGGEEYKVLIDQTGKDAGEPHQDADDDDADDTSSFILVMNLVLSGTARLNVLLPTATILTFAIFAPLVTDDGKCARVNRVLTGAFVLLCAASCVFFTLTDSFRSATGRLRYGVATPAGIATFCAGGGSRRKAPREPERYRLRWSDLFHTALSLVAFVTFAASHHDIVRCYYPGAPRKVVNTVPLVVGFVVSLLFVMFPSKRRGIGYPFLLRTDLVYLRR, encoded by the coding sequence ATGGCTGAGCAAGGAGGAGAAGAATACAAGGTGCTCATCGATCAGACCGGCAAAGACGCCGGTGAACCGCACCAAGACGCCGACGATGACGACGCCGACGACACCTCGAGCTTCATCCTGGTCATGAACCTCGTCCTGAGCGGCACGGCCCGGCTCAACGTGCTCCTCCCGACGGCCACCATCCTGACCTTCGCCATCTTCGCGCCGCTGGTCACCGACGACGGCAAGTGCGCGCGCGTCAACCGCGTGCTCACCGGCGCGTTCGTGCTGCTCTGCGCCGCCTCCTGCGTCTTCTTCACGCTCACCGACAGCTTCCGCTCCGCCACGGGCCGGCTCCGCTACGGCGTGGCCACCCCGGCGGGCATCGCGACGTTCTGCGCCGGCGGggggagccggaggaaggcgccGAGGGAGCCGGAGAGGTACAGGCTGCGGTGGTCGGACCTGTTCCACACCGCGCTGTCCCTGGTGGCCTTCGTGACCTTCGCCGCCTCCCACCACGACATCGTCCGGTGCTACTACCCCGGCGCGCCCAGGAAGGTGGTGAACACCGTGCCCCTCGTCGTCGGCTTCGTCGTCAGCCTCCTCTTCGTCATGTTCCCTTCCAAGAGGAGGGGGATCGGCTACCCGTTCCTGCTCCGGACCGACCTCGTGTACCTACGGCGCTGA
- the LOC109741361 gene encoding probable magnesium transporter NIPA4, whose product MAAETSTSAAAGSGGGSWVESYTGMSTDNIKGLVLALSSSVFIGTSFIVKKKGLRKAGASGVRAGVGGYSYLYEPLWWAGMITMIVGEVANFAAYAFAPAILVTPLGALSIIISAVLADIMLKEKLHIFGILGCVLCVVGSTTIVLHAPQEREIESVAEVWDLATEPAFIFYAIIVLAATFVLIFRYIPQYGQTHIMVYIGVCSLVGSLSVMSVKALGIALKLTFSGINQLIYPQTWLFAIIVVACILTQMNYLNKALDTFNTAVVSPIYYTMFTSLTILASVIMFKDWDRQNPTQIVTEMCGFVTILSGTFLLHKTKDMVDGLPPTLPIRIPKHGDENGYASEGIPLRSAAEGLPLRSPRAAE is encoded by the exons ATGGCGGCGGAGACGTCCACTTCGGCGGCCGCCGGCTCGGGCGGCGGCAGCTGGGTGGAGTCGTACACGGGGATGTCCACGGACAACATCAAGGGGCTGGTGCTCGCGCTCTCCTCCAGCGTCTTCATCGGCACCAGCTTCATCGTCAAGAAGAAGGGGCTCAGGAAGGCTGGCGCGTCCGGCGTCCGCGCAG GGGTTGGTGGGTACTCTTATTTGTATGAACCATTATGGTGGGCAGGAATGATTACAA TGATCGTTGGAGAAGTTGCTAACTTTGCAGCATATGCGTTTGCTCCTGCTATACTTGTTACTCCACTTGGTGCACTTAGCATAATCATTAG CGCCGTTCTTGCAGACATTATGTTAAAGGAGAAGCTACATATCTTTGGTATACTTGGATGTGTTCTTTGTGTCGTGGGTTCAACAACTATTGTGCTTCATGCCCCCCAGGAGCGTGAAATTGAGTCTGTCGCAGAAGTGTGGGATCTTGCTACAGAACCAG CATTTATATTTTATGCGATAATCGTGCTTGCTGCAACTTTCGTGCTCATATTCCGTTATATCCCACAATATGGTCAGACACATATCATGGTTTATATTGGTGTTTGTTCACTTGTAGGATCTCTATCG GTCATGAGCGTGAAAGCTCTTGGTATAGCCTTGAAACTGACCTTTTCTGGGATAAACCAGCTAATCTATCCGCAGACATGGTTGTTCGCAATTATTGTTGTTGCATGTATATTAACACAGATGAACTATCTGAACAAG GCTCTTGACACATTCAATACGGCAGTTGTTTCACCAATATACTATACGATGTTTACCTCACTAACAATACTGGCTAGCGTCATAATGTTCAAG GACTGGGATCGTCAAAATCCAACTCAAATTGTGACAGAGATGTGTGGTTTTGTGACCATCCTTTCTGGGACATTTCTTCTTCATAAGACTAAAGATATGGTTGATG GCCTCCCACCGACTCTGCCTATCAGGATTCCGAAACATGGTGATGAAAACGGCTACGCGTCTGAAGGAATTCCTCTTAGATCCGCTGCTGAAGGCCTCCCTCTGAGGTCACCGAGGGCAGCAGAATAA